AGAGGTGTGTTAGACCCACCACCACAACCTGTTCGCCCTCGAGCGTTAGCCGCAACCCTGGCAAGTCCTCGTTGGCAACCCCAACCTCCAGGCGTCCATCGGCCCGCCGGAACAGACTTCCGTGGCAGTAGCAGATGAGCAGGGTGTCTGCCGCAGGGTGGAAGCGCACTTCGCAGCCGTTGTGCGGGCATTCGCGCAGGTAGCCCGCCAAATAAAAACCCGGCCCCACCTGCAGATGCTGGGGGCCGATGGGCCTGGGCTCAGGCACGCGGATCACCGTGGCTGGCTTGCCCAGATAGTAAAAATCCAGGTGGCTCCAGATGCGCTCAAACTGCTGGGTGCTGCCAACCGGTACTCGAGGCTGCTGGCCCACACCCCTGCCCACCAAGAGCCCCAGCAGCCCCTGGAGTGCCTGCCGCCGCTTCATGGCGAAACCCCCTCCCCTGAAACGGGGAAGGGGTTGTGGGCACTCATCCGCCAATAATACCACCGTCAAGCTTGCGAACGGCCACCACCGAGGGCCGGGGCACGTTGGTGCCGTCGGGCCAGGTGCTTACGGGCTTCTCGAGGGTGCCCCCTTCGCCCGGGTGCTGGATGCCTGCAAAGAAGTTTTTGTTGTCGGGTGTGAAGATGGGGCCGCAGATCTCCGCGCCCACCGGGGCCGACATAAACTGCCGCACGTAGCCGCGCTCGGGGCCCTGGGTGGGTACGGCATAGACCGCGTCGTTTTTCTTGAGCGAGCTGTCCTGCCCGTCGGTGGCGATCCACATGTTGCCGGCCTGGTCGAAGGTGATGTTGTCGGGGCAGGAGACCGTCGAGACTTTGTCCTTGGGGAAGCCTGCAAAGTAGGTGGTGGGATCCGAAGGCTCGCCCGCGACCAGGAACAAGGCCCAGCGGAAGGTGGTGGCGGTGGGGTCGTTGCCGGCTTCCAGCATCTCGATGATGTGGCCGTGGCGGTTGTCGGGCCGGGGGTTGGCGGCGTCTACCTGGGCGGCGGTGCGGCGGTTGTTGTTGGTCATCACGGCATACACCGCTCCCGTGACGGGGTTGCGCTCCACATCCTCGGGGCGATCCATCTTGGTGGCGCCCAGCAGGTCGGCGGCCAGCCGGGTATTAATCAGCACATCGGCCTGGCTGCTAAACCCGTTGGCCGCAGTAAGGGGGCCGTTGCCCTGCACCAGGGGTAGCCAGACCCCGGTGCCGTCGGCGTTGAACTTCGCGACGTAAAGGGTGCCCTCGTCCAGCAGGTTCAGGTTGGCCTTGCGGTCGGTGGGGTTGAAGCGGCCCTTGGTCACAAACTTGTACAGGTAGTCGAAGCGCTCGTCGTCGCCCATGTACAACACCACCTGGCCGCTCGGGGCCACGGTGGTCTCGGCGCCCTCGTGTTTGAAGCGGCCCAGGGCGGTGCGTTTCTTGGGGGTGGAGGTGGGGTCGTAGGGGTCAATCTCCACAATCCAGCCGTGGCGGAAGGGCTCGTTGGGCTCTTTGGTGAGGTCGAAGCGCTCGTAAAAGAGCTCCCAGCGCCGGCTGCTGTTGCCCCCCGGCAGCCCATAGCGGGCGTGGCTGCGCTTGATGGGGCCATCGGGCAGGGCGTTGTTGCCCGCGAAATACTGGTTGAAGTTCTCCTCCGCCGTCAGGATGGTGCCCCAGGGGGTGGTGCCGCCCGCGCAGTTGTTGAGCATGCCCAGCACCCGCTTACCGGTGGGGTCGGCCTTGGTCTGGAGCAAGGGGTGGCCGGCGGCGGGGCCGGTCAGCTCCATGGGGGTGGTGGCGGTGATGCGGCGGTTGTAGCTCGAGACCGGCACATAGTAGATGCTGCCGTCGGCATTGCGCCGCACCTCCACTGCGCTTCCCCCGTGAGCGGCCAGCTCAATATCCACCTGCTCTTTGGTGGGGCTGCCTTGCTTGTAGCCGGGGAACATCAGCTCGGGGTTGGTGTACTCGTGGTTGGCCCAGAGGATGGCCCGCCTCGAGTTGCTCGAGGCGTAGTCTGGCAGGGGCAGCCAGGAGATGTAGTCTACGTTGTAGCCGAAGGCGTTCTCCTGCGAGCGGGCGTCCCAGTTGTTCACGTCGAAGCGCTTTGCCCCCCGTCCGATGGGGTCGCCCCAGCGGATCACCACGTTGGTGGTGTAGCCCTCGGGTACCAGCAGTTTGTCCTCGGTGGACAGCCCGATGGGCTTGAAGCCCAGGCTGCTGCCGCCCTGGGCTTTGGCCAGGCTCGAGAGCCCCGAGAGCATCAAGAGCCCGCCCATGCTGGCGGCCATAAAGCTACGGCGGCTCAGGGCCTCTTCGACCACGCTCCGCACGTACTGGTTTTCGCTCTGGTTGAGGATGGGCTGGGCGCAGGCGTCGCCACATTTCCAGTGACAGGTGGCGGGGGAGCGACCGGCGATGTGGGTCTCGAGGTGAAACTCCTTCTCCAGTTGAATCATTTCCGCACTCCTTGGGACAGCTTGCTGTTCGTGGGTGGTTTTTGCAAATGAGAGCCAATCCCAACAAAACGCTAGGGCTTCTGGGTCAGAGGTTTGTCAGAAGATTTTTCGGATTCGCCTACACTCTGGCGAGCCTGGACTGACACGTTCCTGACGGCATATCGGTACGCTCCTGTAGGAGGTAACAACCATGAAACGTAGAGACCTTCTCAAAGCAGGCGTAGCAGCAGGGGTAGCGGGCGCACTCTCGGCCCAAGCCCAGAGCGCCTAGGCCAATCAGCCAGGCATCCTGGTGCGGGCCCGCAACCTGATTTTTTTCGCCTACGACGGCATGGGTTGGGAGGACTATGCCATTGCCCAGTATTACGCAAGGCGGGTGCTGGGTAAGCCGCTGGCCCTCGAGCGCTTCCTGGCTACCGGCATCAATGGCCTGCAAAACACCAACAGCCTGACCAGCTTCGTCACCGAGTCCAGTGCGGCCGGTAATGCCTGGAGTACCGGGGTCAAGACCGTCAACGGCGGGCTGGCCATTCATGTAGATGGGCGCAAACTGACCCCCATCTTTGCCCTGGCCAAGCAGCAGGGCAAAGCGGTGGGCCTGGTTTCCACGGCCACCATTACCCACGCCACCCCGGCCAGCTTTGTGGTCTCCAACCCCGACCGCAATGCCGAAGAGGAAATCGCCCAACAGTATCTGGACTTTGGGGCCGAAGTGTATCTGGGCGGTGGGCAGCGCTTTTTCGACCCGGCAGTGCGCCGTGACAAAAAAGATATGTACGCCGAGTTCGCTGCCAAGGGCTACGCGGTGGCCAAAACCCCGGCTGAGATGGAAGCCGCCAATGCTTCCAAGCTGCTGGGGGTGTTCAGCAGCAGCCACGTGCCCTACGAGGTAGACCGCCGCTTCCAGAACGCCAACGTGCCCAGCCTGGCCGCCATGACCCGCAAAGCCCTGCCCGTTCTGGCGGGCAAGCGCGAGGGCTTTGTGCTCCAGGTTGAGGCCGCCCGCATTGACCACGCCAACCACCTCAACGACGCTGCTGCTAGTATGTGGGACATTCTGGCTGCCGACGAAGCCCTGGAAGTGGTGATGAACTTTGTGGATCAGAACCCCGATACCCTGCTCATCATTGGCTCGGATCACGTCTGCGGAGCACCGGCCCTGTATGGGGCCGGGTCGGTGTACCGAGCCGGCAGTGTGGGGATTGACCTGCTCAGAAATGAGAAAGGCTCGATTGAATTCATGTTGGGTCGGTTGGGCAACCAGCCCACCACGGAGAGCGTCACCGAGCTGTACCGCACTGTGAAGGGCATTGCCCTCACGCCCGAACAAGCCCAGGCCGTGGTGGCAGCCATCACCCAGCGGGTTTTCCTGCCCGATGCTGTGGTGCGGGGTATCCAGCCTGCCAACACCCTGGCCTGGGTGATGCGCCAGACCGATGCTGCTCAGGTCAACCGGCCTAACATCGGCTGGAACTCGGGCCAGCACACCGCAGGCCCCACCTTGTTCGGACTCTACGGGCGGGGTGTAGGCGCAGCCCGCATCGGCCTGGTGGACAACACCTACAACTTTACCCTGATGACCCGTGCGTTGGGCATTCGCTTCCAGAACCCGGTGATGAGCGAGCAAGAGGCCCTCGAGGTGCTCAAAAGCCGCGCTGAGGTTCCCTGGAACCACCCCGACGATGCCCTGGCGCTGGCCTAACTAAAACAACCAGCGGGCAGGAGGCCACGCGCCTCCTGCCTGTGCTCAAAGGAGCCGACTGCATGAACCGCCGTGAAGCCCACAAAACCCTCCTGGGAAGTGCCCTGGCCCTGGTGGGGAGCAAAGGGCTGGGTCAGTCTGTACCGTCAGCGGTACGCATCGCTGAAACATCCCGTTTGTCGGAAGTCTGGGCCGATGTACCGTTCATGTTTGCGGGTCAGCCTGCCATTCTTGTGCGCGTGCCTGTTTCAAAGGAAGCTAACCCCCGAGTGTTCAGGGTCAGCGAGCAGGTCTATCTCACCGCTTACTCGAGGATTTGCACTCATCTGGG
This window of the Meiothermus sp. CFH 77666 genome carries:
- a CDS encoding PhoX family phosphatase yields the protein MIQLEKEFHLETHIAGRSPATCHWKCGDACAQPILNQSENQYVRSVVEEALSRRSFMAASMGGLLMLSGLSSLAKAQGGSSLGFKPIGLSTEDKLLVPEGYTTNVVIRWGDPIGRGAKRFDVNNWDARSQENAFGYNVDYISWLPLPDYASSNSRRAILWANHEYTNPELMFPGYKQGSPTKEQVDIELAAHGGSAVEVRRNADGSIYYVPVSSYNRRITATTPMELTGPAAGHPLLQTKADPTGKRVLGMLNNCAGGTTPWGTILTAEENFNQYFAGNNALPDGPIKRSHARYGLPGGNSSRRWELFYERFDLTKEPNEPFRHGWIVEIDPYDPTSTPKKRTALGRFKHEGAETTVAPSGQVVLYMGDDERFDYLYKFVTKGRFNPTDRKANLNLLDEGTLYVAKFNADGTGVWLPLVQGNGPLTAANGFSSQADVLINTRLAADLLGATKMDRPEDVERNPVTGAVYAVMTNNNRRTAAQVDAANPRPDNRHGHIIEMLEAGNDPTATTFRWALFLVAGEPSDPTTYFAGFPKDKVSTVSCPDNITFDQAGNMWIATDGQDSSLKKNDAVYAVPTQGPERGYVRQFMSAPVGAEICGPIFTPDNKNFFAGIQHPGEGGTLEKPVSTWPDGTNVPRPSVVAVRKLDGGIIGG
- a CDS encoding Rieske 2Fe-2S domain-containing protein; amino-acid sequence: MNRREAHKTLLGSALALVGSKGLGQSVPSAVRIAETSRLSEVWADVPFMFAGQPAILVRVPVSKEANPRVFRVSEQVYLTAYSRICTHLGCTVPLPDREQKIECGCHGSRFRADGLLVGGPADRPLRAIRLELRDGAVWAVGWLDN
- a CDS encoding Rieske 2Fe-2S domain-containing protein; amino-acid sequence: MKRRQALQGLLGLLVGRGVGQQPRVPVGSTQQFERIWSHLDFYYLGKPATVIRVPEPRPIGPQHLQVGPGFYLAGYLRECPHNGCEVRFHPAADTLLICYCHGSLFRRADGRLEVGVANEDLPGLRLTLEGEQVVVVGLTHL